The following is a genomic window from Variovorax paradoxus.
CAGAACGAAGATTTCGAAAGCCATGGTGTGGACTTGCGGCCCCACCGCCCGGATGTGCAGCGCATCGCCTTCCACCGTGGCCGAGATGAACTCGCGCTGGAAGCTGAAGATGCGCAGGAAGTCGACAAAGTCGCTCTTGATGTAGCGCAGGCCGCCAAGGTAGGCGAGTTCGCCGGGCGCGAAGCGCAGCGTGCAGAGGTGGTCGAGCTGCTCGTTCACGTCCGCAAGCAATTCGGCCAGCGGATAAGCCGGCTGGTTGCGGCAGACGAAGGTGTACTCGGCCTGCGTTTGCGGGTTGCTGTGCAGCATGGCCTGCCACATGGTGAACTTGTACAGGTCGGTGTCCAGCAGGCTGCGGATGACGGGTTGCATGGTGCGGTCCTTCAGGTATTGGCGGTCAATATGGAAAGCACTTCGGCGCTGGTGAGAAGCTGCGCGCCGCGGTTGCCCATGTCTTGCAGGAATGCCTGGTGCTGCGCCTCGAAGCCGGTCACCGGGCTCATGCAATCGGTAACGAGCACCAGCTTGGCGGTCTTGCCGGAAGGGAGGTTGGCGGCAATGTGCTCGGTGGTGGCCTTTACGCAATGGCTGCTGGCTTCTCCGGCAATCACGATCAGGTCGGCGCGATCGAGCGACTCGACCAGCGGCATGTTGAGCCGGGTGGCAGGATCGTCTTTGTCCGGCACTTCGGCCTGGATGGCGCTGTAGTGTTCGGTCCAGGGGTTGCTGCCCTTGCCGATTTTTTGCACCACGCGCAGCCGCTCGTCCTCCCAGGCGTTGTAGGCGGCCTTGACGGCGGCGTGCACGTTGTGGCCCCAGCTGCCGATCTCGCAGTGCACCGGCCACACCATCAGCGTGTAGCGGCCACGGCGCTCGAGCTCTTCGATGTAGGCCATTGCCCGGGGCAGGGCGGCAGGGTCGCGCGGGCGGTAGTCGCCGGCATTGACCTGGGCCGCGGAAATCGACGTGAAAGGAGGCACATCGGCGCCATCGCGGGTTTGCCAGAACGTGGGGTGCGCAATGTCGAACCTGTGGTGCGAATCCAGCGTAACGGTGATGCCGCCAATGCCTTGAGCGCCTTCGCGGATGAGCCCGGCCACGCGCAGCATGTCGGCATGCGCGCCGGCCACCGGCAGCGCCGGCTGCAATTGCGCGCCGGTGGCTGCGTCTGCCGGAAGCCAACTGGCGGGAAGGTCGCAAAAGTCGTTCTGCGGATCGATCAGGAGAAATTGGATGCTCTGCTTCATGGTTTTCTCTATTGAGTTGTACTGTGCAACTATATGGGTTGCATAGTACAACTTACTCGAAGAATGTCAAGCGCCAGGCTCCGCAGAGTCGCGCGGGCTGAAGGTGCGGGGGAACAGGGCGGCCTGGGACCGGTCGCGCAGGCGGTAGCCCATGGCCGGGCGGCCGAAGGTGCCTTCCACCGTGCCGGCTTCTTCCATGAAGCCGGCGTCGAGCATCCGCTTGCGGAACGCGCTCTTGTCGACCGGGCGGCCAAGCACCACTTCGTAGGTGTGCTGCAGCTGCGGCAGGGTGAACGGTTCGCCCAGCAGGAAGGCTGGGAGCGAGGTGTATTCGACCTTGCTGCGCAGGCGGGCAATGGCGGCTTCGAGGATCTCGCCGTGATCGAAGGCGAGGCGCTTGCGGGCGGCCGCAGTGGCCTCGATCCATTCCACCTGCGCGGCGTTCGCTCCTTTTTCGAGCACCAGGTCCTGGCTGGGCACGAGTGCGAAGAACGCATGCGTGGTCGACCAGCCTCGCGGATCGCGGCTTGCGCCGCCCCAGCTGCCCAGTTGCTCCAGGTACGGCGCAGAAACACCGGTCTTTTCTTGCAGCTTGCGCAAGGCGCAGCCGAGCAGGCTGGCGTCCTTGTCGACGTCGATGAACCCGCCCGGCAGGGCCCAGCGTCCCGGAAACGGCTCGTGGGCCTCACTGGGGCGGCGCATCAGAACGACCTTCAACTCATCATCCAGCACGGTAAAGATGACGACGTCGACGGTGACCAGCGGCCTGGGAAACTTCAAATCGGCCTGCGTGTTGGAAGATTTCAAGACCGGGCCTCCTTTCTGAAAAGAGGTTGTACTGTACAACTCCAGTGGGCTGACCGGCAGGGCGGGGTAACCTCCGCAACCTATGGATTCCCTGATCGCCGCCTCCGCGCGCGCCCTTGCCGCCGGCGATGCGCTCGGCGCACTCAAGCGGGTTGCCTTGCGCGACGACCCGCCTGCGCTGGCCCTGCGCGGCATTGCCATGGCGCAGCTTGGCGAGCATCCACGTGCGCGCGAGCTCCTTCGGCGGGCCGCCCGCGGCTTTGGCGCCCACGAGGAACTGGCGCGCGCCCGCTGCCTTGTTGCCGAGGCCGAGGTGGCGCTGGCCATGCGGGACCTTGGGGGATCGCCGCGATTGCTTGCCGCAGCGGCCTCCACGCTCGAGGCGCATGCCGACCACGGCAATGCGCTGCAGGCGCGGCTGATCGCGGCGCGCAAGTTCCTGCTGCTCGGCCGGCTCGGCGACGCGGCGGCAACGCTGGCCCCGCTCGATGCGCGCGGTTTACCGCCGTCGCTGGCGGCCGTGGCCGAGCTGACCGCGGCCGAGCTGGCGCTGCGATCGCTGCGCACCGCCATGGCGCAGGCGGCACTCGACCGCGCACATGAGGCGGCCGAACGCGCGCGCGTGCCGGCGCTCCTGGCCGAGGTGGCGGAAGCGCGGGCCGCGCTAGATCGTCCCGCCGCGCGGCGCCGCTCGGCCGGTGGCGAAGAGACGCTGCGCCTGCAAGAGGTGGAGGCTCTTTTGGCATCGGATGCGCTGGTGGTCGATGCATGCCGCCGCGGCGTTGGCGCCGGGGATGCATGGCGGCCGCTGGCCCGGCGCCCGGTGCTGTTTGCATTGGCGCGCGCGCTGGCCGAGGCGTGGCCAGGGGACGTCGATCGCGAAGCGCTGATTGCCTATGCGTTCAATACCCGCCACCCCGACGAGACGCTCCGGGCGCGCCTGCGGGTCGAGGTCGGCAGGCTGCGCGCTCTCATCGCGCCGCTCGCGGGCATCGAGGCGACGGCGCGGGGATTCGTGCTCAAGCCGCGCGGCGGGCGCGAGGTTGCCGTGCTGGCACCGCCCATCGACGGCGAGCAGGCCTCGCTGCTGGCGCTGCTCTCCGACGGAGCGGCATGGTCGACCTCGGCGCTGGCGCTGGCCTTGGGGGCCAGCCAGCGCACCGTGCAGCGCGCGCTCGCCGAACTGGAAGCTACCGGCCGTGTGCGCGCCATCGGGCGGGCGAGGGCGCAGCGCTGGCTGTCGCCGCCGCTGACCGGATTCACGACGATCTTGTTACTCCCCGCCGCCCTGCCGATTGAATAGAGTTGCCTCCAAGGCCCCGGCGTGGGGCCCAAACAAGGAGCAGCGATGAGCAGTAGCAGCAGCAAGGCAGGCAAGGACCAGGCCGCCATTACGGCGAGTGCAGCCGAAATCGTTCGCGAGTACGGGCCCTTGGCCGGTGAGGCGAGCGTGGGCGGCGTGACCCACGACGGGCAGCGCGTCTGGGCCGCCACGCGCGACGGCCTGATTGCCTTCGACCCGGTGAGCGGCAAGACCACGCGCACGCTGGCTTGCGCCGGAGACGCCGGCACCGCCTTCGACGGCACTTACCTGTATCAGATCACCGAGGCGCGCATCGACAAGATCGACCCCGTGACCGGCACGGTGGTGGCATCGATTCCCGCGCCCGGCAACGGCAGCGACTCGGGGCTCACCTGGGCCGAGGGCAGCCTGTGGGTGGGGCAGTACCGCGACCGCAAGATCCGCCAGATCGACCCGGCCACCGGCGCGGTGCTCCGCACCATCGAGTCCAACCGCTTCGTTACCGGGGTGACCTGGGTCGACGGCGAGCTGTGGCATGGCACCTGGGAGGGCGACGAGAGCGAGCTCCGCCGCATCAACCCCGAAAGCGGCGCCGTGCTCGAGCGGCTCGAAATGCCGCGCGGCACCGGTGTGAGCGGGCTCGAATCCGACGGGGGAGACCTTTTCTATTGCGGCGGCGGAGGCAGCGGAAAAGTCCGTGCCGTGCGGCGCCCCAAAGCGGCTGCCAGGGCGTGAACGCATTCGCCCGCAAAACGATTCATCGAGCCAAGGAGCACATCGCCATGAACACCACCGTTGCCGAAGCAAGCGTTGCCAACCACCCCGTCGTTGCGAAGGACCGTTGGCTCGCCCAGCGCAAGGCGCTGCTGGCACGCGAAAAGGAACTGACGCAGCTGCGCGACCAGATTGCCCGCGAGCGTCGCGCCTTGCCGTGGACCCGCGTCGAGAAGAACTACATCTTCGACACGCCCGATGGCCCGCGCGCGCTGGCCGACCTGTTCGAGGGCCGCCGCCAGTTGCTGGTGCAGCATTTCATGCTCGGCCCCGATTGGGAGCAGGGCTGCCCGAGCTGCTCCTACATGGCCGACCACGTCGACGGAATGAAGGTGCACCTGGAAAACCGCGACGTCACGCTGCTGACTGTGTCCCGCGCGCCGCTCGGGCAGATCGAGCGCTTTCGCCGGCGCATGGGCTGGCAGTTCAGGTGGGTGTCGGCGTACGGCAGCGATTTCAACTACGACTTCGGCGTGAGCTTCACGTCGGAACAATGGGCCGAGGGCAAGGGCGAGGTCTACTACAACTACAGCGTGCGGCCTTTTCCGGCCGAGGAGGCACCCGGCATCAGCGTGTTCTACAAGGACGATGCGGGCGAGGTCTTCCACACCTACTCGACCTACGAGCGCGGCGTCGAAGTGATGATGGGCACCTACAACCTGCTCGATCTCACCCCCAAGGGCCGCGACGAGCACAACGCGGTCTACACCATGGACTGGGTGCGCCACCACGATCGCTACGAGCCGGCGCCGGCCGCAAAGCCGGCAGCCCACGCGTGCTGCCATCCGTCGAACTGACCGGCAACCGGGCCGACCGCGAAGGCATGCCATGGAAAGCCTCTGGCCCTGGTTGGTGGTGGCGGGTGTCGGCGCCCTCCATGGCCTGAACCCTGCCACCGGCTGGATGTGGGCCGCCGCCTGGGGCGTGCGGTCGAAAAAACGGGGCCAGGCGCTGCGGGCCTTGGTGCCCATCGCGGCCGGGCACGCCGCGTCGGTTGCGTTGGTGGCTGCGGCGGTCGCGTTCGGCATGTCGGTGGACCGCGTGGTGCTGCAACTGGTGGCGGGCTGCCTGGTCGTCGTCTTTGCAGTGCTGCACTTCTCGGGCCGCACACCCAAGGCGGTGCGTGCGCCGGCGGGGCACGCAGGGCTGGCGCTCTGGTCTTTCATGATGGCAACCGCGCAAGGCGCCGGGTTGATGCTGGTGCCTGCGCTCATTCCGCTGTGCATGGGCGAGACAGCCGCACGGGAGGCAGGCGCATCGGGTTCGCTGATGCTGGCGCTTGCGGCGGTCGGCGTTCACACGGCTGCAATGCTTGTTGTCACTGCGTTGGTCGCCAGCGGCGTGTGCCGCGGGGTGAAACTCATACTTTCGAACTCCTGACGCGCGGCAAAACGAGCAAGAAGGTACAGACTCGCGCATCTGGTTGCATATTGGCCGTGCCGTGACAGCTGGTTGCAAGCTTGGCTCAGTGTTTTCCTCAGAGAACGATGGCTCGAAACTCGCTAGAGTGAAGGCGGCCGTTCAGGCTTTTGCTTCGCACACATCAAGGAAAATTTCATGAGCAAGAAAGTTGCATATGTCACCGGAGGCATGGGTGGCATCGGAACTGCCATCTGCCAGCGCCTTTTCAAAGACGGCTTTACTGTCGTCGCAGGCTGCGGCCCCACGCGCGACCATGCCAAATGGCTGGCCGAGCAGAAGGCCCTGGGCTTCGAGTTCCACGCGTCGGTCGGCAATGTCGGCGACTGGCAATCCACAGTCGAAGCATTTTCCGCCGCAAAGGCGGCGCACGGCGCCATCGACGTGCTCGTCAACAACGCCGGCATCACGCGGGACCGCATGTTCCTGAAGATGACGCCCGAAGACTGGAGCGCGGTCATCGAGACCAACCTCAACAGCATGTTCAACGTCACCAAGCAGGTGGTGGGCGACATGGTCGAGAAGGGCTGGGGCCGCATCATCAACATCAGCTCGGTGAACGGCGCCAAGGGCCAGGCGGGGCAGACCAACTACTCGGCGGCCAAGGCCGGCATGCACGGCTTCACGATGGCGCTGGCGCAAGAGCTGGCGAGCAAGGGCGTCACGGTCAATACCGTGAGCCCGGGCTACATCGGCACCGACATGGTGAAAGCCATTCGCCAGGAAGTGCTCGACAAGATCGTGGCCACCATCCCGGTCAAGCGCCTGGGCGAGCCGAGCGAAATTGCCTCCATCATCTCGTGGCTTGCCACGGACGAGGGCGGCTACTCCACCGGGGCCGACTTCTCGGTCAACGGCGGGCTCCACATGCACTGATCATGCTGACCGCAACCTGATCGAAAAACCCGCTTCGGCGGGTTTTTTCGTTTTCGGCGATGTGGCTTCTACGAATGGAAAGCGGCGAAAAGGGTCATAAAGTTTTGCACCCCCTGGAGGCATGACATGGCAGACACAACAATCACACCAACCAAGAAACTCCCCCTTTACCGTTCCCTTTACGTTCAGGTGATCACGGCAGTGATCATCGGCGTGCTGCTCGGGCATTTCTATCCCGCCATCGGCGAATCGATGAAGCCGCTCGGCGACGGCTTCATCAAGCTCATCAAGATGATCATTGCGCCGATCATCTTCTGCACGGTGGTGGTGGGCATTGCCGGCATGGAAGACATGAAGAAGGTCGGCAAGACCGGCGGCCTGGCACTGCTGTACTTCGAGATCGTGAGCACCGTTGCGCTCGTGGTCGGGCTGCTGCTGGTCAACGTGCTGCAGCCCGGCGCGGGCATGAACATCGACCCCGCCACGCTCGACACCAAGGCGATTGCCTCCTACACCGGCCCGGGCAAGATGACCGGCACGGTCGACTTTCTGCTCAACGTGATTCCCACCACGGTGGTCGACGCCTTTGCCAAGGGCGAAATCCTGCAGGTGCTGCTCATCGCGGTGCTGTTCGGCTTTGCGCTGCACCGCTTCGGCGGGCGCGGCACGCTGGTGTTCGACGTGATCGAGAAGGGCTCGCACGTGCTCTTCGTGATCGTCGGCTACATCATGAAGCTCGCACCCATCGGCGCCTTTGGTGCCATGGCCTTCACCATCGGCAAGTACGGCCTGGGCAGCCTGTTCTCGCTCGGCAAGCTGATGGGCACGTTCTACCTGACCTGCCTGCTGTTCATCTTTGTGGTGCTGGGGCTCATTGCGCGCTTCCACGGCTTCAGCATCTGGAAGTTCATCAAGTACATCAAGGAAGAACTGCTGATCGTGCTGGGCACTTCGTCGTCCGAATCGGTGCTGCCGCGCATG
Proteins encoded in this region:
- a CDS encoding cysteine hydrolase, which produces MKQSIQFLLIDPQNDFCDLPASWLPADAATGAQLQPALPVAGAHADMLRVAGLIREGAQGIGGITVTLDSHHRFDIAHPTFWQTRDGADVPPFTSISAAQVNAGDYRPRDPAALPRAMAYIEELERRGRYTLMVWPVHCEIGSWGHNVHAAVKAAYNAWEDERLRVVQKIGKGSNPWTEHYSAIQAEVPDKDDPATRLNMPLVESLDRADLIVIAGEASSHCVKATTEHIAANLPSGKTAKLVLVTDCMSPVTGFEAQHQAFLQDMGNRGAQLLTSAEVLSILTANT
- a CDS encoding NUDIX hydrolase, with product MKSSNTQADLKFPRPLVTVDVVIFTVLDDELKVVLMRRPSEAHEPFPGRWALPGGFIDVDKDASLLGCALRKLQEKTGVSAPYLEQLGSWGGASRDPRGWSTTHAFFALVPSQDLVLEKGANAAQVEWIEATAAARKRLAFDHGEILEAAIARLRSKVEYTSLPAFLLGEPFTLPQLQHTYEVVLGRPVDKSAFRKRMLDAGFMEEAGTVEGTFGRPAMGYRLRDRSQAALFPRTFSPRDSAEPGA
- a CDS encoding helix-turn-helix domain-containing protein, whose protein sequence is MDSLIAASARALAAGDALGALKRVALRDDPPALALRGIAMAQLGEHPRARELLRRAARGFGAHEELARARCLVAEAEVALAMRDLGGSPRLLAAAASTLEAHADHGNALQARLIAARKFLLLGRLGDAAATLAPLDARGLPPSLAAVAELTAAELALRSLRTAMAQAALDRAHEAAERARVPALLAEVAEARAALDRPAARRRSAGGEETLRLQEVEALLASDALVVDACRRGVGAGDAWRPLARRPVLFALARALAEAWPGDVDREALIAYAFNTRHPDETLRARLRVEVGRLRALIAPLAGIEATARGFVLKPRGGREVAVLAPPIDGEQASLLALLSDGAAWSTSALALALGASQRTVQRALAELEATGRVRAIGRARAQRWLSPPLTGFTTILLLPAALPIE
- a CDS encoding Vgb family protein, which gives rise to MSSSSSKAGKDQAAITASAAEIVREYGPLAGEASVGGVTHDGQRVWAATRDGLIAFDPVSGKTTRTLACAGDAGTAFDGTYLYQITEARIDKIDPVTGTVVASIPAPGNGSDSGLTWAEGSLWVGQYRDRKIRQIDPATGAVLRTIESNRFVTGVTWVDGELWHGTWEGDESELRRINPESGAVLERLEMPRGTGVSGLESDGGDLFYCGGGGSGKVRAVRRPKAAARA
- a CDS encoding DUF899 domain-containing protein translates to MNTTVAEASVANHPVVAKDRWLAQRKALLAREKELTQLRDQIARERRALPWTRVEKNYIFDTPDGPRALADLFEGRRQLLVQHFMLGPDWEQGCPSCSYMADHVDGMKVHLENRDVTLLTVSRAPLGQIERFRRRMGWQFRWVSAYGSDFNYDFGVSFTSEQWAEGKGEVYYNYSVRPFPAEEAPGISVFYKDDAGEVFHTYSTYERGVEVMMGTYNLLDLTPKGRDEHNAVYTMDWVRHHDRYEPAPAAKPAAHACCHPSN
- the phbB gene encoding acetoacetyl-CoA reductase; this translates as MSKKVAYVTGGMGGIGTAICQRLFKDGFTVVAGCGPTRDHAKWLAEQKALGFEFHASVGNVGDWQSTVEAFSAAKAAHGAIDVLVNNAGITRDRMFLKMTPEDWSAVIETNLNSMFNVTKQVVGDMVEKGWGRIINISSVNGAKGQAGQTNYSAAKAGMHGFTMALAQELASKGVTVNTVSPGYIGTDMVKAIRQEVLDKIVATIPVKRLGEPSEIASIISWLATDEGGYSTGADFSVNGGLHMH
- a CDS encoding dicarboxylate/amino acid:cation symporter; this translates as MADTTITPTKKLPLYRSLYVQVITAVIIGVLLGHFYPAIGESMKPLGDGFIKLIKMIIAPIIFCTVVVGIAGMEDMKKVGKTGGLALLYFEIVSTVALVVGLLLVNVLQPGAGMNIDPATLDTKAIASYTGPGKMTGTVDFLLNVIPTTVVDAFAKGEILQVLLIAVLFGFALHRFGGRGTLVFDVIEKGSHVLFVIVGYIMKLAPIGAFGAMAFTIGKYGLGSLFSLGKLMGTFYLTCLLFIFVVLGLIARFHGFSIWKFIKYIKEELLIVLGTSSSESVLPRMMEKMENLGANKACVGLVIPTGYSFNLDGTSIYLTMAAVFIAQATNTPMTLTQEITLLAVLLLTSKGAAGVTGSGFIVLAATLSAVGHVPVAGLALILGIDRFMSEARALTNLIGNGVATIVVAKWTNELDTERLRAGLNNESWVESQEPEVLEGARVSKMAD